Proteins from a genomic interval of Sinobacterium norvegicum:
- the gltB gene encoding glutamate synthase large subunit, translated as MTGLYSPDEFKDNCGFGLIAHVEGEVSHRLLTTAIESLTCMTHRGGIAADGRTGDGCGLLLKKPDAFLRSVAGVELPAEYAVGQIFLSQDAAIAAQARKILQEKLEEQGLVVLAWREVPVDTAVCGEIALDCLPRIEQVFVHDSLSRTFYESEVALFTARRLAEKALSDDQDFYICSLCSTVISYKGLVMPVDLPKFYLDLANEEFETSIVVFHQRFSTNTLPRWPLAQPFRYLAHNGEINTIEGNRNWAEARTDLFNTQLIPNMGDLSPLVNRTGSDSSSLDNMLELLLAGGMDLHRAMRMLVPPAWQNDTNMDPNLKAFYEFNSMHMEPWDGPAGLVMTNGRQAICMLDRNGLRPARWVMTTDGFITIASETGTYDYAPETVIAKGRVGPGEMLSIDTALGKIEFSDDIDKRLKTAFPYKEWLDGCATRLDENVESTVADDLVTGDDLDVYQKQFGISFEERDQVLRPVAEAAMEAIGSMGDDTPMAVLSYQQRSMFDYFRQKFAQVTNPPIDPLREAIVMSLETCLGSERNVFEDTPLHAKRAILQSPVLLPSVFKAMTQLPEASYKQQTITLLFDPTKQNLQQALESIADQAEQASRDGAVIIVLSDRGIRKGLLPVPAVAATGATHHRLTRQGLRCETNIVVETATVRDSHHAACLLGFGATALYPYLAYSVLTDLNASGELLVDAETAHLNYRKGIDKGLMKILSKMGISTIASYRGSQLFEAVGLASEVVELCFRGVASRIQGATFANLQEELAVLARDAHISRKNIQQGGLLKYVHGQEYHAFNPDVVRTIQEAVQSGDYATYKKYASLVNERPAATLRDLLELTDATPISIDEVEPVSAIVRRFDSAAMSLGALSPEAHEALAQAMNTLGGRSNSGEGGEDPARFGTNKVSKIKQIASGRFGVTPHYLVNAEVLQIKVAQGAKPGEGGQLPGGKVNDLIATLRFSVPGVTLISPPPHHDIYSIEDLAQLIYDLKQVNPKALVSVKLVSEPGVGTIAAGVAKAYADLVTISGYDGGTAASPLASIKYAGSPWELGLSEAQQALRTNGLRGNVRVQTDGGLKTGLDVIKAAILGAESFGFGTTPMVALGCKFLRICHLNNCATGVATQNDHLREKHYIGTVEMAMNFFKFVAEETREIMASIGVRTLEELIGHTERLTPVAGGNSKTVNLDLSPILSNAGASDELPRTCQVAKNDPFDQGKMAERMLADTVAAIESKSGGEFSYEITNCDRSIGARLSGEIAQRHGNYGMAEQAIKINLEGTAGQSWGVWNAAGLNMYLEGDANDYVGKGMAGGKLVVSPPKGSMFEAHNTTIVGNTCLYGATGGRLFANGNAGERFGVRNSGARAVVTGAGDHCCEYMTGGCITVLGETGHNFGAGMTGGIAFVLDEANEFATKINPELIELVRMSDAEHRPYREYLRGMIAEFAEDTGSAYATDILNNFDNYLTKFWLVKPKAAKLEEMLDTLMKRDF; from the coding sequence ATGACAGGACTATATAGCCCTGATGAGTTCAAAGACAACTGCGGATTTGGATTGATCGCCCATGTAGAGGGTGAGGTAAGCCATCGCTTGCTCACTACTGCAATTGAATCACTGACATGTATGACGCATCGCGGCGGTATTGCCGCTGATGGTCGCACCGGTGACGGCTGTGGTTTACTACTAAAAAAACCGGATGCGTTTCTACGCTCCGTTGCTGGCGTTGAACTGCCCGCAGAATATGCTGTGGGCCAAATTTTCCTCAGCCAAGATGCAGCGATAGCGGCGCAAGCCCGTAAGATTCTTCAAGAAAAGCTTGAAGAACAGGGTCTGGTCGTATTGGCATGGCGTGAAGTCCCTGTTGATACCGCCGTATGCGGTGAGATTGCGTTGGACTGCCTGCCTCGTATCGAACAGGTTTTTGTCCACGACTCGTTAAGCCGAACCTTCTATGAGTCTGAGGTTGCTTTGTTCACGGCTCGGCGTCTGGCGGAAAAAGCACTGTCTGATGATCAAGACTTCTATATTTGTAGTCTCTGTAGCACAGTTATTTCCTACAAGGGACTGGTCATGCCAGTTGATTTGCCTAAGTTCTATTTAGACTTGGCAAACGAAGAATTTGAGACCTCAATTGTGGTCTTCCACCAGCGCTTTTCAACGAATACTTTACCTCGCTGGCCATTAGCCCAGCCGTTCCGCTATCTCGCTCACAATGGTGAAATCAATACTATTGAAGGCAACCGTAACTGGGCCGAGGCGAGAACAGATTTATTTAACACCCAGCTGATCCCGAACATGGGGGATTTATCACCACTGGTAAACCGTACCGGTTCTGATTCGTCCAGCCTGGATAACATGTTGGAGTTGTTGCTTGCTGGTGGCATGGATCTGCACCGCGCAATGCGTATGTTGGTTCCGCCTGCTTGGCAGAACGATACCAATATGGACCCTAACCTGAAGGCATTCTACGAGTTTAACTCGATGCATATGGAACCCTGGGATGGTCCGGCTGGTTTGGTAATGACCAATGGTCGTCAGGCAATTTGTATGCTTGACCGCAATGGTCTTCGTCCAGCTCGCTGGGTAATGACCACCGATGGCTTTATTACCATTGCCTCGGAAACCGGTACTTATGACTACGCACCTGAAACTGTTATTGCCAAGGGGCGTGTCGGACCGGGTGAAATGCTTTCTATCGATACTGCTCTGGGCAAAATTGAATTCAGTGACGATATCGATAAACGATTAAAGACAGCCTTTCCTTATAAAGAATGGTTGGATGGCTGCGCCACACGGTTAGATGAAAATGTTGAGTCTACTGTTGCCGATGATTTAGTCACAGGTGATGACCTCGATGTCTACCAGAAGCAATTCGGTATTTCCTTCGAGGAGCGCGACCAAGTGTTGCGTCCTGTTGCAGAAGCAGCAATGGAGGCGATAGGCTCTATGGGTGATGATACGCCGATGGCGGTATTGTCCTACCAGCAGCGTTCAATGTTTGATTACTTCAGACAGAAATTTGCCCAGGTTACTAACCCTCCTATCGATCCACTTCGCGAAGCGATAGTGATGTCGTTAGAAACCTGTTTAGGCTCTGAGCGCAACGTTTTTGAAGACACCCCGCTACACGCCAAGCGCGCTATTTTGCAATCGCCAGTTTTACTGCCGTCAGTCTTTAAGGCGATGACTCAGCTTCCCGAGGCGAGTTACAAACAGCAAACGATTACTCTGTTGTTTGACCCAACGAAGCAAAACTTGCAGCAGGCGTTAGAAAGTATTGCCGATCAAGCTGAGCAAGCGTCTCGTGATGGCGCGGTTATTATAGTGCTGAGTGATCGCGGTATTCGCAAGGGCTTATTACCTGTGCCAGCTGTGGCCGCAACAGGCGCTACGCACCATCGATTGACCCGTCAGGGTTTGCGTTGTGAAACAAATATTGTGGTTGAAACTGCGACTGTTCGCGACTCGCACCATGCCGCTTGCTTGCTAGGCTTTGGTGCAACAGCCCTGTACCCATACCTTGCATACAGTGTGCTAACCGACTTGAACGCCAGCGGTGAATTGTTAGTTGATGCGGAAACCGCACATCTAAACTACCGCAAGGGTATCGATAAGGGGTTGATGAAAATCCTGTCGAAGATGGGTATTTCGACGATTGCCTCATACCGCGGTTCACAGTTATTTGAAGCTGTGGGCTTGGCAAGTGAAGTGGTTGAACTTTGTTTCCGTGGTGTTGCAAGCCGGATTCAAGGGGCTACCTTTGCTAACTTGCAGGAAGAGCTGGCTGTTTTGGCTCGTGATGCGCATATTTCTCGCAAGAACATCCAGCAGGGCGGCTTACTGAAGTATGTTCATGGCCAGGAATATCACGCCTTTAACCCCGATGTGGTTCGCACCATTCAAGAAGCTGTGCAGAGCGGTGATTACGCGACGTATAAGAAGTACGCCAGCTTAGTGAATGAGCGTCCAGCGGCAACCTTACGTGATTTACTTGAGCTTACTGATGCAACGCCAATCAGTATTGACGAGGTTGAACCTGTCAGTGCGATTGTTCGTCGTTTTGACTCCGCGGCGATGAGCTTGGGTGCGTTGAGTCCCGAAGCACACGAGGCACTTGCACAGGCGATGAACACCTTGGGTGGGCGCTCAAATTCGGGTGAGGGTGGTGAAGACCCGGCTCGATTTGGCACAAACAAGGTCTCGAAGATCAAGCAGATTGCCTCTGGACGATTTGGTGTAACGCCACATTATCTGGTCAATGCTGAAGTCTTGCAGATCAAGGTTGCTCAGGGAGCTAAGCCCGGCGAAGGTGGCCAGCTCCCCGGTGGTAAGGTCAATGATTTGATCGCAACGCTGCGTTTCTCTGTCCCTGGTGTGACACTTATTTCACCGCCACCGCATCACGATATCTATTCTATCGAAGATTTAGCCCAGCTTATCTATGATTTGAAACAAGTTAATCCGAAGGCCTTGGTCTCGGTTAAGCTCGTTTCTGAGCCAGGTGTAGGTACGATTGCTGCCGGTGTCGCCAAGGCCTATGCCGACTTGGTCACTATCTCCGGTTACGATGGCGGTACTGCTGCCAGCCCACTTGCATCGATTAAATATGCCGGTTCTCCTTGGGAACTGGGCTTAAGTGAGGCTCAGCAGGCGCTCCGTACCAATGGTTTGCGTGGTAATGTACGTGTTCAGACCGATGGTGGTTTGAAGACTGGCCTTGATGTTATTAAGGCGGCAATATTGGGTGCAGAAAGCTTTGGTTTTGGCACCACGCCAATGGTTGCGCTGGGTTGTAAATTCCTGCGCATATGCCACCTCAATAACTGCGCCACTGGTGTTGCTACGCAGAATGATCATCTGCGTGAAAAGCACTACATTGGCACGGTTGAAATGGCGATGAATTTCTTCAAGTTTGTGGCTGAAGAGACACGCGAAATCATGGCGTCGATCGGTGTTCGTACGCTAGAAGAGTTGATCGGTCATACTGAGCGCCTGACACCTGTTGCCGGTGGCAACAGCAAGACGGTCAACCTCGACCTGTCGCCGATATTGTCAAATGCCGGCGCCAGCGATGAGCTGCCTCGTACCTGTCAGGTCGCAAAAAATGATCCCTTCGATCAAGGCAAGATGGCCGAGCGTATGTTGGCCGATACTGTTGCTGCGATTGAGAGTAAGTCTGGTGGTGAGTTTAGTTACGAGATTACCAATTGTGATCGCTCTATCGGTGCCCGTCTATCAGGCGAAATCGCCCAGCGACACGGCAACTACGGCATGGCTGAGCAGGCGATCAAGATAAATCTTGAGGGTACTGCGGGTCAGAGCTGGGGTGTATGGAATGCTGCTGGCTTAAACATGTATCTCGAAGGTGATGCCAACGATTATGTGGGTAAGGGTATGGCGGGCGGTAAGCTTGTCGTATCGCCACCGAAGGGCAGCATGTTTGAAGCGCACAATACCACTATTGTGGGCAATACCTGTTTGTATGGTGCTACTGGCGGTCGTTTGTTTGCCAACGGTAATGCCGGTGAGCGTTTTGGTGTTCGTAACTCTGGTGCTCGCGCTGTTGTTACCGGTGCTGGCGACCACTGTTGCGAATACATGACCGGTGGTTGTATTACCGTTCTTGGTGAGACCGGCCACAACTTTGGTGCTGGTATGACCGGCGGTATCGCTTTTGTCTTAGACGAAGCGAACGAGTTTGCAACCAAGATCAACCCAGAGCTTATCGAGCTTGTGCGTATGAGTGATGCCGAGCATCGCCCTTATCGTGAATACCTGCGTGGCATGATTGCTGAGTTTGCAGAGGATACCGGCAGTGCATATGCCACGGATATCCTAAACAACTTCGATAACTATCTGACTAAGTTCTGGTTGGTTAAGCCTAAGGCTGCCAAATTAGAAGAGATGTTAGATACCTTGATGAAGCGTGATTTCTAA
- a CDS encoding FAD-dependent oxidoreductase, translating into MTERKNNDFQFIDVGRQEPGKVAAEKRKVEFAEIYHSYEKTEAEDQSHRCLECGNPYCEWKCPVHNYIPNWLKLVSEGNIIEAAELSHQTNSLPEVCGRVCPQDRLCEGACTLNDGFGAVTIGATEKYITDTALAMGWRPDMSKVKDTGKRVAIIGAGPAGIGCADILSRAGVKPVVFDRHPQIGGLLTFGIPEFKLEKEVMETRREVLEGMGVEFVLNTEVGKDVQMADLIAEYDAVFLGMGTYKYMKGGFPGEELPGVYDALPYLIANVNRNLGFEKSADDFIDLSGKRVVVLGGGDTAMDCNRTAIRQAATSVQCAYRRDEANMPGSKKEVQNAKEEGVEFLFNRQPIEIVGDDKVEGIKVVSTELGEADENGRRRPVVIEGSEEILPADAVLVAFGFQPNPPEWLAEFDVQINSWGGVIAEEQQQCKFQTTNPKIFAGGDMVRGSDLVVTAIWEGRQAAEGILDFLEV; encoded by the coding sequence ATGACAGAACGTAAAAACAATGATTTTCAGTTTATAGATGTCGGCCGACAAGAGCCGGGCAAAGTGGCGGCAGAAAAACGCAAAGTTGAATTTGCTGAAATCTACCACAGCTATGAAAAAACTGAAGCAGAAGACCAGTCACACCGTTGCTTAGAGTGCGGTAACCCCTATTGTGAATGGAAATGCCCAGTGCATAACTATATTCCCAACTGGCTAAAGCTTGTCAGTGAAGGGAATATTATTGAGGCGGCTGAACTCTCTCATCAAACCAACAGCCTACCTGAGGTTTGTGGTCGTGTTTGCCCACAGGATCGTCTCTGTGAAGGTGCCTGTACGCTGAACGATGGCTTCGGTGCTGTTACTATTGGTGCAACAGAAAAATATATTACAGATACCGCCTTGGCGATGGGCTGGCGCCCGGACATGTCGAAGGTGAAAGACACCGGTAAGCGCGTTGCCATTATTGGTGCCGGTCCTGCCGGTATCGGCTGCGCAGATATTCTTTCTCGCGCCGGTGTTAAGCCTGTTGTCTTTGACCGACACCCGCAGATTGGTGGTTTGCTGACTTTCGGTATTCCCGAGTTCAAACTCGAGAAAGAGGTGATGGAAACTCGTCGCGAAGTGCTTGAGGGTATGGGTGTTGAGTTTGTGCTGAATACCGAAGTGGGCAAAGATGTTCAAATGGCCGACCTTATCGCCGAGTATGACGCCGTTTTCCTCGGCATGGGAACATACAAGTACATGAAAGGTGGCTTCCCCGGTGAAGAGCTGCCAGGTGTTTATGACGCCCTGCCGTATTTGATTGCCAATGTTAATCGAAATCTAGGTTTTGAGAAGTCGGCTGACGACTTCATCGATTTATCCGGCAAGCGTGTTGTTGTCTTAGGCGGTGGTGATACCGCGATGGACTGTAATCGTACGGCCATTCGTCAAGCGGCAACATCGGTACAGTGTGCTTACCGTCGTGACGAGGCAAATATGCCGGGCTCGAAGAAAGAAGTACAAAATGCCAAGGAAGAAGGTGTTGAGTTCCTCTTTAACCGTCAGCCTATTGAAATTGTTGGTGACGACAAGGTCGAAGGTATCAAGGTTGTCTCTACCGAGTTGGGTGAGGCTGATGAGAACGGTCGACGTCGCCCAGTGGTGATCGAAGGTAGTGAAGAAATTCTTCCTGCCGATGCGGTATTGGTTGCCTTTGGTTTTCAACCCAACCCACCAGAATGGCTGGCTGAATTTGATGTTCAGATTAATAGCTGGGGTGGTGTTATTGCTGAAGAGCAGCAGCAGTGTAAGTTCCAAACGACTAACCCGAAAATATTTGCCGGTGGCGATATGGTTCGTGGCTCCGACCTTGTCGTGACTGCGATCTGGGAAGGGCGTCAGGCTGCCGAGGGCATCTTAGATTTCTTAGAAGTCTAA
- the putP gene encoding sodium/proline symporter PutP: MIEENAAVTAAFVVYLAVMLAIGLYAAKYTETSEDYFLGGRRLGPWSAALSAGASDMSGWLLLGLPGFAFVAGAEAVWVALGLLVGTYLNWLLIAKRLRHYSVALNDAVTLPEFLARRFADDSKLIQSLSAIFILLFFLFYTSSGLVAGGKLFETVFGFDYTAALFIGTGCIVIYTLFGGFLAVAWTDLVQGLLMMAALIIVPAVAVQYIGGGSYVYQAISQENIHLLDIWTDKNGQPLTLISIVSLMAWGLGYFGQPHILARFAAMKNGQVAVPARRIAVAWSAIAMLGAILTGFAGMVFVDSHLGGHVADVERIFMLLVDTIFHPLVAGILLAAILAAIMSTADSQLLVSSSALAEDMYRQLLNPGATSREVVVVARLSVLVLALIALMLAMNPNSTVLGLVSYAWAGFGAVFGPVVLLSLYWRRMNRAGAAAGMISGGVTVVVWAELSGGIFELYEIVPGVIVASLSVMIVSLISRKPSNTVSSDFNKYQQGL, from the coding sequence ATGATTGAAGAAAATGCCGCGGTCACAGCAGCGTTTGTCGTCTATCTGGCTGTCATGCTGGCTATTGGTCTTTATGCGGCCAAATACACAGAGACATCAGAGGATTATTTTCTAGGGGGGCGACGCTTAGGTCCGTGGTCGGCGGCGTTATCTGCCGGTGCCTCTGATATGAGTGGTTGGCTGTTGCTCGGTTTGCCTGGTTTTGCCTTTGTTGCCGGGGCTGAGGCGGTGTGGGTCGCCTTAGGCTTATTGGTAGGCACTTATTTAAATTGGTTGTTGATTGCCAAGCGTTTACGCCATTACAGCGTGGCGTTAAATGATGCGGTCACTCTGCCTGAGTTTCTGGCGCGTCGTTTTGCTGACGATTCCAAGTTGATTCAAAGTCTGTCGGCTATTTTCATCCTGCTCTTTTTCCTCTTTTATACCAGCTCGGGCCTGGTCGCAGGGGGTAAGCTATTCGAGACAGTTTTTGGCTTTGATTATACCGCGGCATTGTTCATCGGCACGGGCTGTATTGTCATCTACACCTTGTTTGGTGGTTTCCTAGCAGTGGCATGGACCGACTTGGTACAGGGTCTGTTGATGATGGCTGCGCTGATTATCGTGCCGGCTGTTGCCGTCCAATACATCGGTGGTGGCAGTTATGTTTACCAAGCAATATCGCAGGAAAACATTCATCTGTTAGATATTTGGACGGACAAAAATGGCCAGCCTCTAACGCTCATATCCATAGTCTCGCTGATGGCTTGGGGGTTGGGGTATTTTGGGCAGCCACATATTTTAGCGCGCTTCGCGGCAATGAAAAACGGTCAGGTGGCCGTGCCGGCAAGAAGAATTGCCGTTGCTTGGTCAGCGATTGCAATGCTGGGTGCAATACTTACAGGCTTTGCTGGTATGGTTTTTGTCGACAGCCACCTAGGTGGTCATGTCGCCGATGTAGAACGTATTTTTATGTTATTGGTGGATACTATTTTCCATCCACTGGTTGCTGGTATTTTATTGGCGGCGATTCTTGCGGCTATAATGAGTACGGCAGATTCACAGTTGCTGGTATCAAGTTCGGCGTTGGCCGAGGATATGTACCGACAATTACTCAATCCAGGTGCAACCTCACGGGAGGTCGTGGTGGTCGCGCGGTTGTCGGTTCTGGTGCTGGCGTTGATTGCCTTGATGTTGGCGATGAACCCCAATTCGACGGTGTTAGGGTTGGTGTCTTATGCATGGGCAGGTTTTGGCGCGGTGTTTGGGCCTGTTGTTTTGCTCAGCCTGTATTGGCGTCGGATGAATCGAGCTGGGGCTGCTGCGGGGATGATCTCTGGCGGGGTGACCGTTGTGGTTTGGGCTGAACTCAGTGGGGGCATTTTTGAGCTGTATGAAATAGTGCCCGGTGTCATCGTTGCGTCTTTATCGGTAATGATCGTCAGTTTGATCAGTCGTAAGCCCAGTAATACTGTCTCCTCAGATTTCAACAAATACCAACAAGGGTTGTAA
- a CDS encoding YacL family protein, which produces MDYRFSKDFFGHYQVEISPEQEAFSHWLTNEIGRNQNRCKQVIDSVQKLQQKQCWDFDLNGQTLHLALTREQAIIHPGFDDVDDDLNDEGLCEHDYRQNADCGLEDFALLIRAWYEFISG; this is translated from the coding sequence ATGGACTACCGCTTTAGCAAAGATTTCTTTGGTCACTATCAGGTTGAAATCTCGCCCGAACAGGAAGCTTTTAGCCACTGGCTTACCAATGAAATTGGCCGCAATCAAAACCGCTGCAAGCAGGTGATTGATTCGGTACAAAAGCTACAGCAGAAGCAGTGCTGGGACTTTGATCTGAACGGACAAACTCTCCACCTTGCCCTCACTCGTGAGCAGGCAATCATTCACCCCGGTTTTGATGACGTCGACGACGATCTCAACGACGAGGGGCTGTGTGAGCACGACTATCGGCAAAATGCCGACTGCGGGCTGGAGGATTTTGCACTGTTAATCAGGGCTTGGTATGAGTTCATCAGCGGATAA
- the hemE gene encoding uroporphyrinogen decarboxylase, with protein sequence MTELKNDRFLRALERKPVDVTPVWMMRQAGRYLPEYRATRAQAGDFMAVCTNPELACEVTLQPLRRYPLDAAILFSDILTIPDAMGLGLYFETGEGPRFRKPVQDAAAVEALEVIKPEADLPYVMDAVKTIRRELNGSVPLIGFSGSPWTLATYMVEGGSSKDFRRAKTMAFNEPEVMHMLLSKLADSVTAYLNAQIEAGAQAVQIFDTWGGALSDRAYQEFSLNYMRQIVNGLIREREGRKVPVILFTKNGGQWLESMADTGCDALGLDWTTNIGDARSRVGGQVALQGNMDPTMLYASPKRIRQEIETILSSYGHGDGHIFNLGHGITPEVDPVNAGVFIESVHELSEKYHSAK encoded by the coding sequence ATGACAGAGCTAAAGAACGATCGTTTTCTTCGTGCGCTAGAGCGCAAACCCGTCGATGTCACCCCAGTATGGATGATGCGTCAAGCCGGTCGTTATTTACCTGAGTACCGTGCTACCCGTGCTCAGGCCGGTGATTTCATGGCGGTGTGTACCAACCCAGAGCTTGCCTGCGAGGTTACTCTGCAGCCTCTGCGTCGCTATCCGCTGGATGCTGCCATTCTGTTCTCAGATATTTTGACTATTCCCGATGCGATGGGACTGGGTCTCTATTTCGAAACCGGCGAAGGTCCTCGTTTCCGTAAGCCCGTGCAAGACGCCGCTGCTGTCGAAGCGTTAGAGGTAATCAAGCCCGAGGCGGACCTGCCCTATGTGATGGACGCGGTGAAAACCATCCGTCGTGAGCTCAATGGTTCTGTGCCGCTGATTGGTTTTTCCGGCAGCCCGTGGACGCTGGCAACCTATATGGTTGAGGGCGGTTCATCGAAGGACTTCCGCCGCGCCAAGACCATGGCGTTCAATGAGCCAGAAGTGATGCACATGCTATTGAGCAAGCTGGCTGACTCGGTTACCGCCTATTTGAATGCGCAAATCGAAGCCGGTGCCCAAGCGGTGCAGATTTTTGATACCTGGGGCGGTGCGCTGAGCGATCGTGCCTATCAAGAGTTTTCATTAAACTATATGCGGCAGATTGTTAACGGTTTGATCCGCGAGCGTGAAGGCCGCAAAGTCCCGGTGATTCTGTTTACCAAGAACGGTGGTCAGTGGTTGGAGTCGATGGCAGATACCGGTTGTGACGCCTTGGGTCTCGATTGGACGACGAACATCGGCGACGCCCGTTCACGCGTGGGCGGACAGGTTGCACTACAGGGCAATATGGACCCAACCATGCTGTATGCCTCGCCCAAGCGTATTCGTCAGGAAATCGAAACCATTCTAAGCAGCTACGGTCATGGCGATGGCCATATCTTCAATCTAGGCCACGGTATTACGCCGGAGGTTGATCCGGTTAATGCCGGTGTCTTTATTGAATCGGTACACGAGCTGTCTGAAAAATACCACAGCGCTAAATAA
- the cysE gene encoding serine O-acetyltransferase, whose product MSSQPDTIWQHIVEETTVEAQREPILASFLHATILNHTSLASSLSFHLASKLGSPAAPAILLREVIEQAIAEDDSILSAARDDIKAFRQRDSACHACATPLLYYKGFHALQAHRIAHWLWHQGRVPMALFFQNRISIAFGIDIHPAAKVGSGIMFDHGTGIVVGETASIGNNVSIMHSVTLGGTGKEAGDRHPKVADGVLISAGAKILGNIHIGEGAQVAAGSVVLKDVAAHTIVAGVPAKEIGKPCCAEPALSMDHSIKP is encoded by the coding sequence GTGAGCAGCCAACCCGATACTATTTGGCAACATATTGTAGAAGAAACCACTGTCGAGGCTCAGCGCGAGCCGATACTGGCCAGTTTTCTACACGCGACCATTCTTAATCACACCTCGCTGGCCTCATCGCTCAGTTTCCACCTCGCCAGCAAGCTAGGCAGCCCGGCTGCCCCGGCCATTTTGCTTCGTGAGGTCATTGAGCAGGCCATCGCCGAAGACGACAGTATTTTGTCGGCTGCCCGCGATGACATTAAGGCTTTTCGTCAGCGCGACTCCGCCTGCCATGCCTGCGCCACACCGCTACTCTACTACAAGGGCTTCCACGCGCTGCAGGCCCATCGCATTGCTCACTGGCTGTGGCATCAGGGCCGAGTGCCAATGGCGTTATTCTTCCAGAACCGCATCTCGATCGCCTTTGGCATCGACATCCACCCGGCGGCGAAGGTTGGCAGTGGCATTATGTTCGATCACGGCACCGGCATTGTCGTTGGCGAAACCGCCAGCATCGGCAACAATGTGTCGATTATGCACTCGGTTACCCTCGGCGGTACCGGTAAAGAGGCCGGTGACCGCCACCCCAAGGTCGCTGACGGCGTGCTGATCTCCGCCGGCGCCAAGATACTCGGCAACATCCATATCGGCGAGGGAGCTCAGGTTGCCGCCGGCAGCGTGGTATTAAAAGATGTTGCGGCACATACCATTGTCGCCGGCGTACCGGCAAAAGAAATTGGCAAACCCTGCTGCGCCGAACCGGCCCTGTCGATGGATCACTCGATCAAACCTTAA
- the trmB gene encoding tRNA (guanine(46)-N(7))-methyltransferase TrmB, protein MVDHTPALANSKIVTSNRQGLHENLDKVVLKHLRHTFKKPIAEHSQQAFDSIAKRVDDHRGPLVFDSCCGIGESTAKLAERHGDALVIGVDQSAHRLDKHSLHFDSRDNAILLRADCVDFWRLALSAGWRPSHHYLLYPNPWPKAHHLQRRWYAHAVFPALLALGGQLECRSNWLLYLQEFERSLALVDTPATIRALDAAAPLTPFERKYSQSGQQIWQLKAALLDDYSSLLG, encoded by the coding sequence ATGGTTGATCATACCCCAGCCCTGGCCAATTCTAAGATCGTCACCAGCAACCGTCAGGGGCTGCATGAAAACCTCGACAAGGTGGTGCTTAAACACCTGCGGCACACCTTTAAAAAACCGATTGCCGAGCACAGCCAACAGGCCTTCGACTCTATCGCCAAACGGGTCGATGACCACCGGGGGCCGCTGGTCTTCGACTCCTGCTGTGGCATTGGTGAATCGACGGCCAAACTGGCCGAGCGCCACGGTGACGCACTGGTCATCGGTGTTGACCAATCTGCCCATCGCCTCGACAAACACAGCCTGCATTTCGACAGCCGCGACAATGCCATTTTACTCCGCGCCGACTGTGTCGACTTTTGGCGTCTGGCCTTAAGCGCCGGCTGGCGGCCCTCGCATCACTATCTGCTCTACCCCAACCCCTGGCCTAAGGCGCACCATCTTCAACGGCGCTGGTATGCGCATGCGGTCTTCCCAGCACTGCTGGCACTCGGCGGTCAACTCGAGTGCCGCAGCAATTGGCTGCTGTATTTACAGGAATTTGAGCGCAGTCTGGCGTTGGTCGACACCCCGGCGACGATTCGGGCCCTCGACGCTGCTGCACCGCTGACCCCATTCGAGCGCAAATACAGTCAGAGCGGCCAGCAGATTTGGCAGCTCAAGGCCGCATTACTCGATGATTATTCGTCATTATTAGGGTAA